One window of the Babesia microti strain RI chromosome IV, complete genome genome contains the following:
- a CDS encoding Formate/nitrite transporter (overlaps_old_locusTagID:BBM_III07280), translating into MDEKSMDLKKSYNMFLDSTYNKFELPIYVYILKCLMGGWFAGLGAHAAGLLASSYYNPEAGLSSCGNCKLAFGIIFSGALLLIVYTGTDLFTSNTASFTGLVLSKRISFPKYIGYLGISLLGNYLGAVISCFILTYLSGNFYFKSENNSAAARWLSELVIYKVSHGFLECIVSAIGCNIYVCLSVWIGYVMGFSGNAVLTQILLITTFAVAGFEHIVANSYIVNSGLMNNSGITLYGAYIRNLLPTLIGNFIAGAGIIGLSLYVFYGTKMHCDSHDIEDKFGD; encoded by the coding sequence ATGGATGAAAAATCTATGGATTTAAAGAAATCCTATAATATGTTCTTGGATTCAACATATAACAAGTTTGAATTACCaatatatgtgtatattttaaaGTGTTTGATGGGTGGTTGGTTTGCGGGATTGGGAGCACATGCAGCAGGTTTATTGGCCTCTAGTTACTATAACCCAGAAGCAGGCCTATCTTCATGtggaaattgtaaattggcCTTCggaattattttttcagGAGCACTACTTTTGATAGTATATACTGGAACTGATCTCTTCACCAGTAACACAGCATCGTTTACCGGTCTAGTCCTTTCTAAACGTATCTCATTCCCCAAATATATAGGATACTTAGGTATATCCTTATTAGGTAACTATCTCGGCGCAGTAATCTCTTGCTTCATCCTCACTTATTTATCtggcaatttttattttaagtCTGAAAACAATTCTGCAGCTGCCAGATGGTTATCTGAGCTGGTTATATATAAAGTATCTCATGGATTCCTGGAATGCATTGTATCAGCTATTGGTTGCAACATATACGTGTGTTTATCAGTTTGGATAGGATACGTTATGGGTTTCAGTGGCAACGCAGTTTTGACACAGATTTTACTAATTACCACATTTGCTGTTGCAGGATTTGAGCATATAGTAGCAAATTCTTACATTGTAAATTCTGGACTCATGAACAATTCCGGTATAACTTTGTACGGCGCTTACATAAGGAATCTCTTGCCCACACtcattggcaattttattgCAGGAGCAGGTATTATAGGATTGTCTCTATATGTGTTTTACGGGACTAAAATGCATTGTGATTCTCATGATATAGAGGATAAGTTTGGAGATTAA